A single Fluviispira vulneris DNA region contains:
- a CDS encoding acetyl-CoA carboxylase biotin carboxyl carrier protein subunit translates to MKMNVQKNSNTKNFQVEISCTTDLTHLANGDFFSVTLSEENDNPKNYSVCLLADGRSYLINNKIVRIEKIKTKKRNDYYRIAFKNQGLLTHNYFHVTPIRAVKPKISVSNFGGGDMKSPMTGKIISILVQNDSMVKEGDALVIIEAMKMENRILAECDGKIANLNIIAGNNVNAGDLLLSIVAAN, encoded by the coding sequence ATGAAAATGAATGTGCAAAAAAATTCTAACACAAAGAATTTTCAAGTAGAGATTTCTTGTACAACGGATCTCACTCACTTAGCGAACGGCGATTTCTTTTCAGTTACTTTATCAGAGGAAAATGATAATCCTAAAAATTATTCAGTTTGCCTTCTTGCTGATGGCCGAAGTTACTTAATAAATAATAAAATAGTTCGTATAGAAAAAATAAAAACAAAGAAAAGAAATGATTATTATAGAATTGCCTTTAAAAACCAAGGATTACTAACACATAATTATTTTCATGTTACTCCCATTAGAGCCGTTAAACCAAAAATATCAGTGAGTAATTTTGGGGGTGGAGATATGAAATCACCCATGACTGGAAAAATAATTTCTATACTTGTTCAAAATGATTCTATGGTAAAAGAAGGTGATGCCTTAGTTATTATTGAAGCAATGAAAATGGAGAATCGTATTCTTGCTGAATGCGATGGTAAAATAGCAAATTTAAATATAATTGCAGGTAATAATGTGAATGCAGGGGATTTACTTTTAAGTATTGTTGCTGCAAATTAA
- the meaB gene encoding methylmalonyl Co-A mutase-associated GTPase MeaB, translating to MKIQQSIELNSLVELLIGKKTLPNVELWRSRIRALSKAISFVENDPLLAPKLLSHAGIQLAENKSNKTRVVGITGLPGAGKSTLTNLFVRELRAQNKSVAVLAVDPSSTLSGGAILGDRIRMQDHFRDSHVFIRSMGSRGALGGVAKATRSAIRLATLLEFDYILVETVGIGQSESDIINLADTTLLVLMPNSGDEIQLMKAGILQLANIYIINKCDLSDPSRMVQEIKENTMPLESEGWCPPVLKSSASHNQGIKEIVEQIFLHSEYENKHNKGKTLRNLRLRREILQNILIMTELNFKEEIDNIPEYEIDELAQGKTTAMALAKNFYAKYIHK from the coding sequence ATGAAAATACAACAATCCATAGAATTGAATTCACTTGTTGAACTACTTATTGGTAAAAAAACTTTACCAAATGTGGAACTATGGCGTTCGCGGATTCGTGCATTGAGTAAAGCAATTTCATTTGTCGAAAATGATCCATTGCTAGCTCCTAAGCTCCTCTCCCACGCTGGCATTCAACTTGCAGAAAATAAATCTAATAAAACGCGTGTCGTAGGGATTACAGGTTTACCTGGTGCAGGAAAATCAACTTTAACAAATCTATTTGTCAGAGAATTACGTGCACAAAACAAAAGCGTCGCTGTGCTTGCCGTTGATCCATCCTCCACTCTTTCAGGTGGAGCTATTTTGGGCGATCGGATTCGCATGCAGGATCACTTTCGCGATTCACACGTTTTTATCCGCTCAATGGGTTCACGCGGAGCACTGGGCGGAGTTGCAAAAGCAACACGCAGCGCTATCCGTTTAGCAACACTTTTAGAATTTGATTATATTTTAGTAGAAACTGTTGGAATTGGTCAAAGCGAAAGCGATATCATCAATCTTGCTGACACGACATTGCTTGTTTTAATGCCAAATAGTGGCGATGAGATTCAGCTGATGAAAGCTGGAATCTTACAATTGGCGAATATTTATATTATTAACAAATGTGATTTGTCAGATCCTTCAAGAATGGTGCAAGAAATTAAAGAAAATACGATGCCACTTGAATCAGAAGGATGGTGTCCCCCTGTGTTAAAAAGCTCCGCTTCTCACAATCAAGGAATTAAAGAAATTGTTGAGCAGATATTCTTACATTCTGAATATGAAAACAAACATAATAAAGGAAAAACTCTTCGCAATTTAAGATTACGAAGAGAAATATTACAAAATATATTAATCATGACAGAACTGAATTTTAAAGAGGAAATAGATAATATTCCCGAATATGAAATTGATGAGCTTGCTCAAGGAAAAACAACTGCTATGGCTTTAGCTAAAAACTTTTATGCAAAATACATTCATAAATAA
- the mce gene encoding methylmalonyl-CoA epimerase, with the protein MIIKRISHLGIVPKDVEKSVKFFHGILNLDKEGSEIVEEQKVSVQFIRAENSRLEILEATSSDSPIAKFLESKGSGVQHIALEVDNLDEWIDHLKKNNIRLIDEVPRYGAHNTRIIFIHPHSTGGVLVELVEEQNK; encoded by the coding sequence ATGATCATCAAAAGGATAAGTCATTTAGGAATTGTTCCTAAAGATGTAGAAAAGTCAGTTAAATTTTTCCATGGCATTCTAAATTTAGACAAAGAGGGTTCTGAAATTGTTGAAGAGCAAAAGGTGAGTGTGCAATTTATCAGAGCTGAAAATTCACGACTTGAAATTCTTGAAGCAACTTCTAGTGACAGTCCGATAGCTAAGTTCCTAGAATCAAAAGGCTCTGGTGTGCAGCACATCGCTCTTGAAGTCGATAATTTAGATGAGTGGATTGATCATTTGAAAAAAAACAATATTCGTCTTATTGATGAAGTTCCACGATATGGCGCACACAACACACGCATCATATTTATTCACCCTCATTCAACTGGAGGGGTGCTCGTAGAGCTTGTCGAGGAACAAAATAAATAA
- the bamD gene encoding outer membrane protein assembly factor BamD: MKIRNLITLLTLSTSVFILNSCQTIPIGEMSQDDGITLIRNSYKSESWTDVITSVDEYRIRYPYSKFNVEADLMQADAYYQADRYPESIIAYEDFIRKNPNNPSVVLAHYRIAVAYDFQAPTAVDKEQLNAKKSIAKYSFYVKNFQNAEHVKDAKNRIEVLTRRLAEHEKFIADFYWRKEQYSAALERYLSLKKNYGQYADLITEANENIADCYANLASQLEEDPKSEEYITFKNTTPDELRKKAEEYRKKI; encoded by the coding sequence ATGAAAATCCGCAATTTAATAACTCTCTTAACTTTGAGTACTTCTGTATTTATCTTGAATTCCTGCCAAACGATTCCAATTGGAGAGATGTCACAAGATGATGGTATCACGCTCATTCGCAATTCCTATAAAAGCGAATCCTGGACAGATGTTATTACAAGTGTAGATGAATACAGAATCCGTTATCCCTATTCAAAATTTAATGTTGAAGCAGACCTCATGCAAGCTGACGCATATTATCAAGCTGATAGATACCCCGAAAGTATTATTGCTTATGAAGATTTTATTCGTAAAAATCCAAATAATCCAAGCGTTGTTCTTGCCCATTACCGTATAGCTGTCGCATACGATTTCCAAGCTCCAACTGCAGTTGACAAGGAACAACTCAATGCAAAAAAATCGATTGCAAAATATTCCTTCTACGTTAAGAATTTTCAAAATGCTGAACATGTAAAAGATGCTAAAAATCGCATTGAAGTTCTAACCCGACGATTAGCAGAACATGAAAAATTTATCGCAGACTTTTATTGGCGAAAAGAGCAATATTCAGCGGCACTAGAAAGATATTTATCTTTGAAAAAAAATTATGGTCAATATGCAGATCTCATAACAGAAGCAAATGAAAACATTGCTGATTGCTATGCAAATTTAGCAAGTCAATTAGAGGAAGATCCGAAATCAGAGGAGTATATTACTTTTAAAAACACAACTCCTGATGAGCTTAGGAAAAAAGCTGAAGAGTATAGAAAGAAAATTTAA